In Rhea pennata isolate bPtePen1 chromosome 8, bPtePen1.pri, whole genome shotgun sequence, one genomic interval encodes:
- the LOC134143751 gene encoding olfactory receptor 5B21-like, which produces MEKEKGNNCTSSSEFLLLGMGNIPSLHTPLFLLLLLIYLVTVVGNSLIVVLVVADRHLHSSMYFFLGNLSFVETCYSSTILPQLLASFLTGDRTMSAQGCMTQLYFFIGFAATECFLLASMSYDRLKFCGPAATDNFFSDFTPLLELACTDTSVVKIVTFILTLLDSVFPFLITLASYVSIRIAILRIPSSMGSQKAFSTCSSNLTVVTVFYGSLIIVHMLPRTPRLRQLNKVFSFFLPCPHHPGQSPHLQSAEQGAQEGPEESTQERFGWYPGLMPVDMGTNNF; this is translated from the exons atggagaaagagaaagggaataacTGCACATCATCAAGTGAGTTCCTCCTGCTGGGAATGGGGAACATCCCCTCACTCCATACaccactcttcctcctcttgctcctgatCTACTTGGTGACCGTGGTTGGGAACAGCCTCATTGttgtgctggtggtggcagACCGGCATCTGCACAGctccatgtacttcttcctggGCAATCTGTCCTTTGTAGAGACCTGCTACAGCTCCACCATCCTGCCCCAGCTGTTGGCCAGCTTCCTGACTGGAGACAGAACTATGTCTGCTCAGGGTTGTATGACTCAGCTCTATTTCTTCATTGGTTTTGCAGCTACTGAGTGTTTCCTGCTGGCATCCATGTCCTATGATCG GTTAAAGTTCTGTGGCCCTGCTGCAACTGACAActtcttctctgattttacTCCTTTGCTGGAGCTCGCGTGCACTGACACCAGTGTAGTTAAAATAGTAACTTTCATCCTGACTCTCCTGGATTCagtcttccccttcctgatCACGCTGGCCTCCTACGTGTCCATCAGAATTGCCATCCTGAGGATCCCCTCCAGCATGGGCAGCCAGAAGGCCttctccacctgctcctcgAACCTCACTGTCGTCACTGTTTTCTATGGCTCCCTCATCATTGTCCACATGCTGCCCAGAACCCCCAGACTCAGACAGCTCAACAAGGTGTTCTCCTTCTTCCTACCCTGTCCTCACCACCCTGGTCAATCTCCTCACCTACAgtctgcagagcaaggagctcaGGAAGGCCCTGAGGAAAGCACTCAGGAAAGATTTGGGTGGTACCCAGGGCTCATGCCAGTTGACATGGGCACAAACAACTTCTAA
- the LOC134143752 gene encoding olfactory receptor 14A16-like produces the protein MSRKKAKSGEKRRSRGIKKRKNGEMEGRGKEREQFHVNKLLVSMLVWLTVGAGVIDPDTDTQFKRMFLFLFLLGGEYCLLIVMAYEHYIAICTPLHYSTLMDSRACAKMAAAAWASGFLHALLHTANTFSISLCQGNTVDQFFCEIPQILKLSCSDAYFREIWLLMVSGFLFFGCFVCIVLTYVQIFTAVLRIPSEQGRHKACSMCLPHLTVVSLFVSTGIFAYLKPPSLSSPALDLVVAVLYSVLPPTLNPLIYSMRNKELKDVLRKLIQRILGQQQ, from the exons ATGTCCAGGAAGAAGGCCAAAAGTGGGGAAAAGAGGAGATCCAGGGGAatcaagaagaggaagaatggaGAAATGGAAGGGAGGggcaaagaaagagagcagTTCCATGTCAACAAGCTGCTGGTCAGTATGCTTGTCTGGCTGAC GGTGGGAGCTGGTGTGATTGATCCAGATACAGACACCCAGTTCAAGAGG atgtttctatttctcttcttgttagGAGGAGAGTATTGTCTTCTCATAGTCATGGCTTATGAGCACTACATTGCCATCTGCACACCCCTACACTATAGCACactcatggacagcagagcctgtgccaaaatggcagcagctgcctgggccagtggttttctccatgctctcctgcacactgccaacACATTCTCCATATccctctgccaaggcaacacagtggaccagttcttctgtgagattccccagatcctcaagctctcctgctcagatGCCTACTTCAGGGAAATTTGGCTTCTTATGGTTAGTGgttttttattctttgggtgttttgtttgcattgtGCTGAcctacgtgcagatcttcactgctgtgctgaggatcccctctgagcagggccggcacaaagcctgttccatgtgcctccctcatCTGAccgtggtctccctgtttgtcagcaCTGGCAtttttgcctacctgaagcccccctccctctcatccccagctctggatctggtggtggctgttctgtactcgGTGCTGCCTCCAACACTGAATCCCCTCAtttacagcatgaggaacaaggagctcaaagATGTCCTGAGGAAACTGATTCAGCGCATCCTAGGTCAGCAGCAATAA